Below is a window of Methanocaldococcus vulcanius M7 DNA.
GTATAAGACGGTTTCCCGACCCCTAGGGTTAGGGGTATCCATGCCCACCGGTGCACTACCCCCCCTTTCAATATGTATGTTTAGACATGCAACCTAGGGAAGTAACCACCTATAGGCCTGGAATAAAGGCTGGATAATGCCCCGTTTACCTTCATGCTCTGGACCTACTATCTCGGGGGCCATACATAGGGGGCTACCCTCCCCCTCCTTGGTTCTATTTTAGGGAAAACAACCCACAAAAGTAACCGCCGAGAGGCCCCAAAAGAAGCCCGTACATGCCTCCTATTGGGCACGGTTGCCAGTCTTCTACTTGGACCCCCTCCCCCTGGATTATTATTTTACTTCAATGCAATTATAGGCCAAGGCACTAAGCCAAAAATCCAAGACACTAGAGAGGCTCCCCCGCCAAATTGAGCCTTAACCTAAGCCCTTTCAGAGGAGTAACCAGGCAGAGGCTAACTTAAGCTACTAGACTATCTAAACTAACGTCTTGGGCTTTGGACCTACCTAAGTATGCAACACACAAAAGCCCGTCTATGCAATACAAGGAAGGGCCCCTGTGTATTGTAATACAATAAGGACACCCTCTATAGATATCTAATTAATGCCCCGAAATTTTGGGCCTCCCTTCTCTAGGGGTGCCCCCCTCAGGAAGGTGAGTATGTGGGAAGAATAGTCGAGGATCTCCCGGGGGTTTAGATTGGATTTTTTATTTTTTAGACATTGTATATATAGAGGTCCACCACGTACCCCGGTGGTAAAATTCCAGGACCCAACTTTTTCCGAGGCTAACAGGATCTCCCAAAGTGTGAAATATACCAGACCAAAACACCAGAAACATATTTAACCTACCATGACTAACCCATATTGATGAATATGAGCGAAGTAATCCATAACCCTAACGCTATCCTCCGGAGAATTAACGAAATGGAGAAAGAGTTAGAAGAATTGAGGGTTATAGTTCTCAAAATGAAGGCGGAGAGTCTTCCAGTTGAGGAAGTGGATGAAGAAACCCTAAAAGCTTTTGAGAAGGACCTAAAGGACATGATAGAGGGAAGGGTAGAAACTATTAGCGGCGATGAAGCCATTAAGATGCTTTCCGAACTTTTAGACGAGTGATTAGCGTTTTTTATATGCCCTCTCTCTCGGATCTAAGCGAACTACATAAACAATTTTTTCATTCCAATCTACAGCATAGAGAAGTCTATAATCACCAAGACGAAGGCGATAACTGTCACATCCATAGATTTTAACATCAGTCAGCGGTTTAATATCATACCCGTCAGGAATTGGGTTTTCTGGAAGCTCCCTAAGAAAGTCCCTAAACTTTCTCAGATGTGCCGGTTTTAGAACCTTGGGAGCGGATTTTATTACCTTAGGATGAACCTCAATCCGAAACACCATTATTTCCCCCTACATAATGCAAAGGTGTTAGGGTATTAAGCCTTTAGGGTGCGTGTGGAAACTTGGAAAGTTATTTTTCCCCTGGAACCTGGCCACCAATAACCAAGGTTAGACGGCACCTATTTTTATTACTTAACAAAACCGTTAAGTAGTCCCTGAACCTAGAACTATACTAGGCAACTAGCCAAAAGTCCCCTAGCCAACTTTCCCAACTTAGAAACAATCTCCCCACTCCCAGAAAATTGAAAGGAGGTTTAAACATGCTGAACCAAGGAAAAGAACGGCGGAAAGATAAGAACACCTACCCCCTACTTAACGAAAGTGTTAAATACTTAACAGAACAATTAAGAGGGAGAGGGCCACAATGAGCCAGGGACCAATAACCCAACTCCTAGAATTTTTCAAGGACGTGAACGGGAAACTAAGCACGCCCAAGAAACGAGAAGTAGCCAGAAAGCTACTAGAGGCTTTCCTAGACCGGAAGGGGAAAGTAAAGGCTTGGGAGATGGGCAACGAGATAATACCAGAGATCCGAGAGGACCTAGGCATATCCGAGGTTTACGCCTACAAGGTCCTAGGGGAACTCATAGAGCTTGGCCTTATTGCTAAAACCCTCAAAGGGTACGAACTAAGCCCACTATTCAGGAAAAGACTTTATCGCCTATATAAGGCCCTCGGCGACCTACTCTAGCCGAGGTGAGGAAAATGGAGATAACCATTAAGGAATACCTAAACAATCTCCAACAGGAGTTTAGGGTTCCCCTAAGAATTAGGGAAGTCAAAAGAACCGAATACGGCAAAATTACATACATCTACATTATAACCAACAGGGACACCCAAGAGAAAGAAGGACTAAAGTTAGCCCTCCCCTACCTCTTAGAGGGAATAGCCAACAGGTGGGACATCTACGAAATAGGAATGACCTACACCGGGACGCTTTACCTCATAACCGAGGACACCAACCAAGATGACCTAGGAATACTATACCACGATATTACCTACATCGAGGAACTACCAGAGATTAACCTAACCAGAGGGGAGGAACTAAGCCGGTATATCTTCTTTAGCCTAGTTGATGAAACCCACGCCGAGGCCTACATAATCCCCGAGGACCTACTAAGGAGGGATCCCATAAATGAATGAGGATCCCGAAATATACCTAACCAGGGGAGAAGTCCTAGAGCTCCCCACCCACGTCAAACTGGCCATAGTTCACCGCTTCCCGGAGAACTGGCACATAATCAGAAAAGCAACCCTAGAACTCCTAACCACCGGCAAAAGCCCCACCCACGCCGAGTTAGAAGCCTACGCCAGGCAAATATGGAGAAAACCCTATACCCCCTGGTTTCTTCTCAAAATCCGATGGGAAAGGGCCGGCATAGAGACCGAGCTAGTTAGACAGGCCATAGACAGAATAGACGCCAGTTATTACGAACTAAAGGGCATCAGGCTTAAAGAGAGTGTGCTAAAGGCTCTCCAAGAAAAAGCCAAGGCATCTACCCCCTAACTCCTAGAACTCCTCTCCAATCTCATTTTTACGGGGTTTATTAACTCCTTAACGGAAGGCGTAACAGCCTCAAATAAGCCAAAACTCCCGCTTCTAAGCTCCGATCCTAATAACTGTATTAACCGGGCAACATGGGGCCATACATAACAACAAAGGCACCAATTGGGAGACTAATTAGGAGACTAAACTAGGTACGGAATAAGGGATTTCGTACCTTAATCAATGCCAATTTAGGAGACTATATAGATACAAACACCCTAAACGATACCTATTAATACCCGTTTAGGCATACCAAAATATAGGAATTAGTACCCGGAGGTAGAAACATGGACCCGGAAAACGAAACCCCCGAGCCGGTAACCACCTTTGCCGGCTCAATTTGGAGGCATAGCCGTAGGTACGTTATACCCGTCCCCAAGAACCAGCTAGGACTACTCCTAGAGGATCCACTAGGACGGGACCGCCTCTATAAAATCCATATAAGCGTTAGGCCGATCCCAGAAATCAACACCCTGGAGCTAACCCTACTGGACATAGGATCCGAGAAAGTAGTAGATATCGCCAACCTAAGTGGAAAGGCCAACGAGCTAATAGATAAAGCCAGAAACCTTATTTTAGGGCTTCCAAGTGTAGCGGAGATTAGTAAACTCTGGAAAAGCGGAAATAAGTTCATATTTCCCATAACTCCCGATACAGCCGAGCTTATTCTACCAAAGATAGAACAGGCCAGTAAAAAGCTAGAAGAAGCCATTAAGCTCCTCAAAGTTAGGGACGTTTTAGAGAGGCTCCTAGACGAAAACCAAGAATACCAAGAACTGAAAGATAAACTAGGCGTTTGGAGGATTATTAGAGAGTTACCAGGGGAAGACCTACCCGAGGACTACCAAAAGACCCTAGAGAGAATGAAGGCCATAGAGAGGGAAGCCATAAGCCAGGCCATAGAAAAAGCTAGGACCATGAAAGGGACCTATAAACTAAGGCTCCTAGAGGGCTGGATAGAAAGGCCCCTAACCATAAAGATCTACCGCTTCCAGCCAAGAACTCCAGAGGAAGCCATAAGCCTCTACCGGAAAACTCCAATAAGGCTAGATTGACCTTTTACGGCACTCTCCTTTTTTGT
It encodes the following:
- a CDS encoding type II toxin-antitoxin system RelE family toxin; this encodes MVFRIEVHPKVIKSAPKVLKPAHLRKFRDFLRELPENPIPDGYDIKPLTDVKIYGCDSYRLRLGDYRLLYAVDWNEKIVYVVRLDPRERAYKKR
- a CDS encoding SIMPL domain-containing protein; the encoded protein is MDPENETPEPVTTFAGSIWRHSRRYVIPVPKNQLGLLLEDPLGRDRLYKIHISVRPIPEINTLELTLLDIGSEKVVDIANLSGKANELIDKARNLILGLPSVAEISKLWKSGNKFIFPITPDTAELILPKIEQASKKLEEAIKLLKVRDVLERLLDENQEYQELKDKLGVWRIIRELPGEDLPEDYQKTLERMKAIEREAISQAIEKARTMKGTYKLRLLEGWIERPLTIKIYRFQPRTPEEAISLYRKTPIRLD